The following are from one region of the Methanospirillum hungatei genome:
- a CDS encoding molybdopterin molybdotransferase MoeA → MILSRPILGKVIVTFLCLSTDKVEPPEMIPPLSFHYGSLISMKEAQKTILSSFHHVSQTKIIPVKDAKGHVLAESVLSQRTIPPVPLAGIDGIAVRSKQTKGASPEDPREIEYVRVNVGLPMPEGFDAVVTEDVVRMSGPDRGYILTPVTLHHQVIKKGAEVTKGQVVIQSDQRLIPYDIATLSHFGIRNVKVKKWKIGLIATGDEIVPLKKDPLPGQIADTNTIMISEYLRDFQVLTDLYPIIPDDPDLIATQISTACDNSDMVLVFGGSSKGSKDCTFDAIKKSGSVLFHGVAMHPGTTVSCGIVSEKPVFGMPGQAIASLIAFFNLVLPLLKSWDVPIPGKKHVFGEITEDILPCNQFDLFHLITTRYTDGKIRIIPIPWEFGHMTGMAADGILHLPQWSNGFRKGEMVQVLLLR, encoded by the coding sequence ATGATCCTTTCACGACCGATACTTGGTAAAGTAATAGTTACTTTTTTATGCTTGTCAACCGATAAAGTAGAACCTCCAGAAATGATTCCACCATTATCTTTCCACTATGGTTCGCTTATTTCCATGAAAGAAGCTCAAAAGACCATATTATCATCTTTTCACCATGTATCCCAGACGAAAATTATCCCCGTAAAGGATGCCAAGGGGCATGTCCTGGCTGAATCAGTGCTTTCACAACGAACAATACCGCCCGTACCTCTTGCCGGGATCGATGGAATTGCAGTCAGGAGTAAACAGACAAAGGGGGCATCACCTGAAGATCCACGAGAAATTGAATATGTCAGGGTGAATGTTGGTCTTCCCATGCCCGAAGGATTTGATGCTGTGGTCACGGAAGATGTTGTCCGGATGAGCGGCCCGGATCGTGGGTATATCCTGACCCCGGTTACACTACATCATCAGGTTATTAAAAAAGGGGCTGAAGTAACAAAAGGACAGGTAGTCATTCAATCAGATCAGCGACTCATCCCCTATGATATCGCAACACTCTCACATTTTGGGATTCGGAATGTTAAGGTTAAAAAGTGGAAAATAGGTCTTATCGCAACCGGAGATGAGATTGTTCCCCTGAAAAAAGATCCGCTTCCGGGACAAATTGCAGATACAAATACTATTATGATCTCTGAATATCTTCGGGACTTTCAGGTATTGACCGATCTGTATCCGATCATTCCTGATGATCCAGATCTGATTGCCACACAGATCAGTACTGCATGTGACAATAGCGATATGGTGTTGGTTTTTGGTGGATCATCAAAAGGATCGAAGGATTGTACATTTGATGCCATAAAAAAGAGCGGTTCGGTGCTTTTTCACGGAGTAGCAATGCATCCCGGAACAACGGTCTCTTGTGGTATTGTCAGTGAAAAACCAGTTTTTGGTATGCCAGGGCAGGCGATAGCCAGTTTAATCGCCTTTTTTAACCTGGTGCTTCCCCTGCTAAAATCTTGGGATGTTCCAATACCAGGGAAGAAACATGTTTTTGGGGAGATAACTGAGGATATTCTACCCTGTAACCAGTTTGACCTGTTTCATCTGATAACAACCCGGTATACCGATGGAAAAATACGTATTATACCAATTCCATGGGAGTTCGGCCACATGACCGGAATGGCAGCAGATGGGATTCTTCATCTCCCCCAGTGGAGTAATGGATTTCGAAAGGGAGAGATGGTGCAGGTGTTATTACTCAGGTAA
- a CDS encoding PAS domain S-box protein, with protein sequence MQENDTIFKQLYEKCELATIIYNDHDHILDINPAALALFNIASVTKSTEQFISGLLNIPDDIVNRVKSGETITYSKKIVLDESDSHAFSQNITNPVLFVDISCIPFIQTGGQISAYYVQVTDHTARHLAQEELRKTHEQFILAIDSSRIGIWEWDIQTGATIFNDRWAEIVGYTLEELTPTTIHTWEMLTHPDDLTVAQEAIQKHFSGKTDYYETVFRMKHKDGSIVHVHDRGKVTEWDANGNPIKMAGTHSDITYQKNLLYELKEKTEELEQFFHVTVEMLCIANTDGYFLRLNPAWEHVLGWSKDELLAKKFLDYVHPEDLESTYQAISQLAQQNTVINFVNRYQCRDGTYRWIEWRSAPVGNLIYGAAQDITDRKITETRLVRKKNILDAISYAAMNLMSSLRDDTIENVLSKIGQAVEVSRSYIFTHSYGPDGASLIHYQYEWTDEGITTQKNNSALQNLDWRNQGYERWAMALMNGETISGTVMDFPPEEQQLLVEQEIKSLAVVPIFSHDDFHGFIGFDDCVHDHEWSQVELETLEAAAGLLGASFGRKKADEEVEIRDNNLQTFFNTIDDFLFVLTPEGLIAQVNDTVIRRLKYTQEELIGQSILMVHPSSRHHDARHLIEEMLAGTCDFCPIPLITKDGMLIPVETRVVSGIWNGHPALFGVSKDISELTLSEEKFSKAFEASGSLMAISTVEGRYIDVNKTFLDTLGYTREETIGKLSSDLDIFVRSDERSNIWDEIREMGSIRNKHVMIKTKTNMLLTGILAADIIYIQETEALLTVVNDVTEIIRLSDALLQANKKLNLLSSVTRHDLLNQVQALFFVEEFLDKEMAQDSPARERLELLRKVVDTIHRQILFTKDYQDLGIAAPTWSHVESVIKKEKENKIFSNVLIEVSTGTLEIFTDPMFSKVCYNLLENALRHGGTVTKITISFTETEYGGCLVFEDDGCGVPVADKKKIFNRGFGKNTGLGLFLTAEILSITGMTIQETGEEGKGARFEISVPQNGYRMDS encoded by the coding sequence ATGCAGGAGAATGATACCATATTCAAACAATTGTATGAAAAATGCGAACTCGCGACGATTATTTATAATGACCATGATCACATCCTTGACATAAATCCTGCTGCTCTTGCCTTGTTCAATATTGCATCAGTTACAAAATCCACTGAGCAGTTCATATCAGGTCTCCTGAATATACCAGATGATATAGTAAACCGGGTGAAATCAGGTGAGACCATTACCTATTCGAAAAAAATCGTCCTTGATGAATCTGATTCTCATGCCTTTTCTCAAAATATTACTAATCCGGTTCTTTTTGTTGACATATCCTGCATTCCATTTATCCAAACCGGCGGACAGATTTCAGCATATTATGTTCAGGTGACAGATCACACCGCCCGTCATCTGGCTCAGGAAGAACTGAGAAAAACCCATGAGCAATTTATTCTTGCAATAGATAGTTCCAGAATAGGAATTTGGGAATGGGATATTCAAACTGGCGCGACCATTTTCAATGACCGATGGGCTGAAATCGTCGGATATACCCTTGAAGAACTGACCCCTACGACCATTCACACCTGGGAGATGCTGACTCATCCTGATGACCTAACGGTTGCTCAGGAGGCAATTCAAAAGCATTTTTCAGGAAAAACTGACTACTATGAGACTGTTTTCAGAATGAAACACAAAGATGGATCAATTGTTCATGTCCATGACCGGGGAAAAGTTACTGAATGGGATGCGAATGGTAATCCAATTAAAATGGCCGGGACTCATAGCGATATCACTTATCAAAAGAATTTGTTATATGAGTTAAAAGAAAAAACCGAAGAACTCGAGCAGTTCTTTCATGTGACCGTTGAGATGCTCTGTATTGCGAACACCGACGGATATTTCCTCCGGCTTAATCCTGCCTGGGAACATGTTCTTGGATGGAGCAAGGATGAACTGTTGGCTAAAAAATTTCTGGATTATGTTCATCCGGAGGATCTTGAATCCACGTATCAGGCGATATCCCAGTTAGCACAGCAAAATACCGTCATAAATTTTGTTAACCGGTATCAATGCAGGGATGGAACCTATCGCTGGATTGAATGGCGGTCAGCACCTGTAGGAAATCTGATTTATGGTGCTGCCCAGGATATTACTGACCGGAAAATTACCGAAACACGGTTGGTCAGAAAGAAAAATATTCTTGATGCCATAAGTTATGCAGCAATGAACCTCATGTCGTCTCTTCGTGATGACACTATTGAGAATGTGCTTTCAAAAATCGGGCAGGCTGTGGAGGTTTCACGGTCATATATTTTTACTCATTCATATGGACCGGATGGAGCATCCTTGATTCATTACCAATATGAATGGACCGATGAGGGAATCACTACCCAAAAGAATAATTCAGCTCTCCAGAATCTTGACTGGAGAAATCAGGGATATGAACGATGGGCTATGGCTCTCATGAACGGGGAAACCATCTCAGGAACGGTTATGGATTTTCCACCAGAAGAACAGCAGCTTCTCGTTGAACAGGAGATAAAATCCCTTGCTGTTGTTCCCATCTTCTCCCACGATGATTTCCATGGATTTATCGGATTTGATGATTGTGTCCATGATCATGAATGGAGCCAGGTTGAACTTGAGACACTTGAAGCAGCTGCAGGACTTCTCGGAGCTTCTTTTGGGAGAAAAAAAGCAGATGAAGAGGTTGAGATCCGAGATAACAATCTCCAGACCTTTTTTAATACCATAGATGACTTTCTGTTTGTTTTAACCCCGGAAGGACTGATAGCCCAGGTGAATGATACCGTTATCCGCCGTCTGAAATATACCCAGGAAGAATTGATTGGACAGTCGATTCTTATGGTTCATCCTTCATCCAGGCACCATGATGCCAGGCACCTTATTGAGGAGATGTTAGCCGGAACATGTGACTTCTGCCCAATTCCTCTGATAACCAAGGATGGGATGTTAATTCCGGTTGAAACACGGGTTGTCTCGGGAATCTGGAATGGTCATCCGGCTTTATTTGGCGTCTCAAAAGATATCTCTGAATTAACGCTGTCTGAAGAGAAGTTTTCAAAGGCCTTTGAGGCAAGTGGATCCCTGATGGCAATATCAACCGTTGAAGGGAGGTATATTGACGTAAATAAAACATTTCTGGATACTCTTGGATATACACGGGAGGAGACGATTGGGAAGTTGTCATCGGATCTTGATATATTTGTTCGTTCTGATGAAAGAAGCAATATCTGGGATGAAATCAGAGAAATGGGAAGTATTCGAAACAAACATGTCATGATAAAAACCAAAACAAATATGCTTTTAACCGGAATATTAGCCGCAGATATCATTTATATCCAGGAAACAGAAGCACTTTTAACCGTTGTAAATGATGTTACTGAAATTATCAGGTTAAGTGATGCCCTGCTTCAGGCAAATAAAAAATTAAACCTCTTATCCTCAGTAACCCGGCATGATCTCCTCAACCAGGTTCAGGCCCTCTTTTTTGTTGAAGAGTTTCTTGATAAGGAAATGGCCCAGGATTCTCCTGCACGTGAAAGGCTTGAATTGCTCAGAAAAGTGGTTGATACCATACACCGGCAGATTCTCTTCACAAAGGACTACCAGGATCTGGGTATTGCTGCCCCAACATGGAGCCATGTTGAATCGGTTATCAAAAAGGAAAAAGAGAACAAAATCTTTTCAAATGTCCTGATTGAAGTCAGCACGGGAACACTGGAAATATTTACCGATCCGATGTTTTCAAAAGTATGTTATAATCTCTTGGAAAATGCTCTGAGACATGGTGGAACTGTCACAAAGATCACGATTTCATTTACAGAAACCGAATACGGCGGGTGTTTGGTGTTTGAAGATGATGGGTGTGGTGTTCCGGTTGCAGATAAGAAAAAGATATTCAATCGTGGATTTGGTAAAAATACCGGACTCGGGCTGTTTCTCACCGCAGAAATTTTATCAATTACCGGAATGACTATACAAGAGACTGGAGAAGAGGGCAAAGGGGCACGGTTTGAGATCTCGGTACCACAAAACGGATATCGGATGGATTCTTAA
- the hisG gene encoding ATP phosphoribosyltransferase yields MINIALPKGSLEEQTLQLFKEADLEVRRTDRDYNPQINDARIGKVKILRPQEIPTYIEMGYFDMGISGLDWIHESGAQVKEVAKLNYSKTGPGIVKIVVAVHQSEPISMVSEIRPDSRITTEYPKLTKEFFEELKIPVRLFPSYGASEAKVPDLMDVVVDLTETGTTLRKNGLKIIGQIMESYTTIIANHSSFEDPVKRKEIEEIVTLLMGVIDARNKVLISMNVPAASLETIVAALPALKKPTVAKLHGIDYFSLETVVLKSKVNTLIPQLKAAGAEDILEIPITKIVR; encoded by the coding sequence ATGATTAACATTGCACTCCCAAAAGGCAGTCTTGAAGAACAGACCCTGCAACTTTTTAAAGAAGCCGATCTTGAGGTCAGGAGAACTGACCGTGATTATAATCCCCAGATCAATGATGCACGGATAGGAAAAGTAAAGATATTACGGCCCCAGGAGATACCGACCTATATTGAGATGGGATACTTCGATATGGGTATTTCTGGCCTGGACTGGATTCATGAGTCAGGAGCACAGGTAAAAGAGGTAGCAAAGCTCAATTACAGCAAAACAGGGCCGGGTATTGTCAAAATTGTCGTGGCAGTCCACCAGAGTGAGCCCATCTCCATGGTCAGCGAAATTCGCCCTGACAGCCGGATTACCACCGAATACCCGAAATTAACAAAAGAATTTTTTGAAGAACTCAAAATCCCCGTCCGGCTCTTCCCGTCCTATGGTGCAAGTGAAGCCAAGGTTCCTGATCTTATGGATGTTGTGGTGGATCTGACCGAAACAGGGACAACCCTTCGAAAGAATGGACTGAAGATAATCGGGCAGATTATGGAATCATATACGACTATTATCGCAAATCATAGCAGTTTTGAAGATCCGGTCAAGAGAAAGGAGATAGAAGAGATTGTAACGCTCCTCATGGGGGTCATAGACGCACGAAACAAGGTTCTTATCTCGATGAATGTCCCTGCAGCTTCACTTGAGACCATCGTTGCAGCCCTACCGGCATTAAAGAAACCGACGGTTGCAAAACTCCATGGTATCGACTATTTCAGCCTGGAAACAGTGGTGTTGAAAAGTAAGGTAAACACCCTGATACCTCAGCTGAAAGCAGCTGGAGCAGAGGATATTCTGGAGATACCGATCACAAAGATCGTGAGATAA
- a CDS encoding type II toxin-antitoxin system RelE family toxin, translating to MEIVFAASASREFERLPRDLQILFLSHFEKIQSLPPRRHLKYGIPFHVEKVTRQARIIYEIREETLYILHCFEDHKDYEHWYNSYR from the coding sequence ATGGAGATTGTATTTGCAGCATCTGCATCCAGGGAGTTTGAACGACTCCCACGCGATCTCCAAATCCTCTTCCTATCACATTTTGAGAAGATCCAGTCTCTGCCACCCCGCCGTCACTTGAAATATGGCATCCCATTCCATGTAGAGAAGGTGACACGGCAGGCACGGATAATCTATGAGATCCGGGAAGAAACGCTGTATATCCTCCATTGCTTTGAAGATCATAAGGACTATGAGCATTGGTATAATTCATACCGATGA
- the hisI gene encoding phosphoribosyl-AMP cyclohydrolase, which produces MTINFDEKGLVPVIAQDNTTKDVLMLAYANKEAIDLTQSTGFAHYYSRSRKKLWKKGEESGHLQKVHEILVDCDEDAVIYLVDQLTAACHTGYRSCFYRRLDGTVSGERMFDPDEVYKKKE; this is translated from the coding sequence ATTACGATTAATTTTGACGAAAAGGGATTAGTACCGGTAATTGCCCAGGACAATACGACAAAGGATGTACTGATGCTTGCATATGCCAACAAAGAGGCTATTGACCTGACTCAGTCAACCGGATTTGCCCATTATTACAGCAGGAGCAGAAAGAAACTCTGGAAGAAGGGAGAGGAATCAGGACACCTCCAGAAAGTTCATGAAATTCTGGTTGATTGTGATGAAGATGCAGTCATCTACCTGGTGGATCAGCTTACAGCAGCATGTCACACCGGATACCGGTCATGCTTTTACCGAAGGCTTGATGGGACCGTTTCCGGAGAACGGATGTTTGATCCTGATGAGGTTTACAAGAAAAAAGAATAA
- a CDS encoding ATP-binding protein translates to MFLNREAELTSLQQRFDDNNAEFIIVYGRRRVGKSELIDQFIIKNTGVRILAREETKGLQLKEFSSELTAFFGDTHLSSVVFPDWDAIFSYIRSYKNKRVIIACDEFPYLVNEDPSLLSVIQYHWDTWLKDSHLFLIVCGSSISMMEEMTMRYESPLFGRRTGQYLIKPLRFTDILEHFPDFNTAVKHYAVFGGTPAYIFKAEKNKDIYENIISRILSEDSILFRDTEFILMSEVSEPRYYFSILRSIAEGNTTPSKISQMTGLERSTVSKYLQVLMNLQLIIREIPAGEPLKSKKGQYLLSDNYFAFWFRYVYPYVKSIEMGNGRSLCVQEVKPTLQAYIGRKFEGCIEDLLWKFNEFGLLPFRFHSCSRWWMKEHEIDLIAFSDTDVLFCEVKWQEKVNAEKVFANLLVKSNVFLSYHPEFRDKHYLVIAKTFTQESGIASNKVHIWNTTSLDEMYRRSRP, encoded by the coding sequence ATGTTTCTTAACCGTGAGGCTGAACTCACATCACTTCAGCAACGGTTTGATGACAATAATGCAGAGTTCATTATTGTATATGGACGAAGACGTGTTGGCAAATCTGAACTAATCGACCAGTTTATCATAAAAAACACCGGTGTTCGAATTCTCGCACGAGAAGAGACAAAAGGGTTACAACTGAAAGAATTTTCCTCAGAACTTACCGCATTTTTTGGGGATACGCATCTCTCATCTGTGGTTTTTCCGGACTGGGATGCCATTTTCTCCTATATCAGGTCATATAAAAACAAACGGGTAATCATTGCATGTGATGAGTTCCCATACCTGGTGAATGAGGATCCTTCCCTATTGTCAGTAATTCAGTACCATTGGGACACATGGCTTAAGGATTCACACCTGTTCCTGATAGTATGTGGTTCCTCAATCAGTATGATGGAAGAAATGACCATGAGATACGAAAGTCCTCTGTTTGGAAGAAGAACCGGACAATATCTCATAAAACCATTACGATTCACGGATATTCTGGAGCATTTTCCAGACTTTAACACAGCAGTAAAGCATTATGCAGTATTTGGGGGAACCCCGGCATATATATTCAAAGCGGAAAAGAATAAAGACATTTATGAGAATATTATCTCCAGAATTCTGTCAGAAGACTCGATACTATTCCGGGATACAGAATTTATTCTCATGTCAGAGGTATCAGAACCCCGATATTATTTCTCAATCCTTCGTTCAATTGCAGAAGGAAATACAACGCCATCAAAAATATCCCAGATGACAGGATTAGAACGGTCTACCGTCTCGAAATATCTCCAGGTACTCATGAACCTCCAGCTCATAATCAGGGAGATTCCTGCAGGAGAACCATTAAAGAGTAAAAAAGGACAATATCTCTTATCTGACAATTATTTTGCATTCTGGTTCAGATACGTCTATCCTTATGTGAAATCAATTGAAATGGGTAATGGAAGATCCCTTTGTGTTCAGGAGGTAAAACCAACTCTTCAGGCATATATCGGAAGAAAATTTGAGGGGTGCATAGAGGATCTGTTATGGAAGTTTAATGAATTCGGGCTGCTTCCCTTCAGGTTCCATTCCTGCTCACGGTGGTGGATGAAAGAGCATGAGATTGATCTTATCGCCTTCAGTGATACAGATGTTCTATTTTGTGAGGTGAAATGGCAGGAAAAGGTGAATGCAGAAAAAGTATTTGCAAATCTTCTGGTAAAAAGTAACGTTTTTCTTTCATACCATCCTGAATTTCGTGATAAGCACTATCTGGTCATTGCAAAAACATTTACCCAAGAATCCGGGATTGCATCTAACAAGGTCCATATCTGGAATACTACCTCATTGGATGAGATGTATCGCCGAAGCAGGCCATAA
- a CDS encoding cobalamin B12-binding domain-containing protein gives MTADFSKKRIDELISALLYMDRLAVREILSKSTENEDKLHVIDAIIVPALEEIGRRWEEGTLAISQVYMAGIIIEEAIGGLFPHNDLPGGAKGKIATVVLEDYHMLGERIVSVFLIGAGYSPIRYGRRDVAELLSLIKKDEIKYLFISTLMLPSALKIREISPQISSEGVKIIVGGAPFRFDPDLGREVGADRVCLTASDAITALRELEGIS, from the coding sequence ATGACAGCAGATTTTTCCAAAAAGAGGATTGACGAGTTGATCTCTGCTCTGCTTTACATGGACCGTCTTGCTGTCAGGGAAATCCTCTCAAAATCCACAGAAAATGAGGACAAACTTCATGTTATTGATGCAATAATCGTTCCTGCTCTGGAAGAAATCGGAAGAAGATGGGAGGAAGGGACTCTTGCGATTTCTCAAGTATATATGGCAGGAATAATAATTGAAGAAGCAATTGGGGGATTGTTTCCTCATAATGATTTGCCGGGTGGAGCAAAAGGAAAAATTGCAACGGTGGTACTTGAAGATTATCACATGCTGGGAGAGCGAATCGTTTCAGTATTTCTTATTGGTGCCGGTTATTCACCAATTCGATATGGCAGAAGAGATGTTGCTGAGCTCCTGTCTCTCATTAAAAAAGATGAAATAAAATACCTATTTATATCTACCCTGATGCTTCCGTCAGCGTTAAAAATTCGGGAAATATCACCCCAGATATCTTCTGAGGGGGTAAAAATTATCGTAGGGGGAGCACCATTCCGGTTTGATCCGGACCTTGGCAGAGAAGTGGGAGCAGACCGTGTATGTCTGACAGCATCAGACGCAATCACCGCCCTCAGGGAATTGGAGGGTATATCATGA
- a CDS encoding uroporphyrinogen decarboxylase family protein encodes MTMTSLERILTTISHTEPDRVPLILNPTMHPARDMGISLKKYFTSSELVAQGLISIHEKFGTDAYIGFHYTPVEYEAFGGDVIFRDDGPPNSGRPIIREGKDIDSLTAPVVKETDCLQMVLDMIKTLKKDSPDDAPIFGVAISPLSLPVMQMGFENYIKLIYSDETRFNQLIEVNKQFFLDWATAQMDAGANGIIYYDPVSSPTIIPPELYRKTGLLIAKELIPKVPGPVVTGFASARTLAILDNVISTGTAGVAVWGGENENLSEIKQKCAGKVTVIGNLNGIEMRHWSREKAFSVVKKVISDAAPGGGFILSDNHGEIPLQVPDEVLYAIRDATYEYGRYPISV; translated from the coding sequence ATGACAATGACTTCATTAGAGAGAATTCTGACAACAATCAGTCATACAGAACCGGACAGGGTTCCTCTCATCCTCAACCCTACCATGCATCCGGCAAGGGATATGGGCATATCCCTGAAAAAATATTTTACATCTTCAGAATTGGTAGCTCAGGGGCTTATTTCAATCCATGAAAAATTCGGGACTGATGCATATATCGGATTTCATTATACTCCGGTTGAATACGAAGCATTTGGCGGAGATGTAATATTCAGGGATGACGGACCGCCAAATAGTGGTAGGCCGATAATTAGAGAGGGGAAAGATATCGATTCCCTGACCGCTCCGGTAGTCAAAGAGACAGATTGCCTCCAGATGGTTCTGGATATGATAAAGACCCTGAAAAAAGATTCTCCGGATGATGCTCCCATTTTTGGTGTCGCTATATCCCCTCTTTCACTCCCTGTTATGCAGATGGGATTTGAAAATTATATTAAACTCATATACTCTGATGAAACCCGGTTTAACCAGCTCATTGAAGTAAATAAACAATTTTTCCTGGACTGGGCAACCGCACAAATGGATGCCGGAGCTAATGGAATCATCTATTATGACCCGGTCTCATCTCCGACCATTATTCCCCCGGAATTATACCGGAAAACAGGCCTTTTAATAGCAAAGGAACTGATTCCTAAAGTCCCCGGACCAGTAGTGACAGGGTTTGCTTCAGCCCGGACTCTTGCTATCCTGGATAACGTCATTTCCACGGGAACAGCAGGTGTAGCGGTCTGGGGCGGTGAAAATGAAAACCTTTCAGAGATTAAACAAAAATGTGCCGGGAAGGTGACCGTTATTGGTAACCTCAATGGCATAGAGATGAGACACTGGAGTCGGGAAAAAGCATTTTCAGTTGTAAAAAAGGTAATTTCAGATGCAGCTCCAGGTGGAGGTTTCATCCTGAGTGATAATCACGGAGAAATTCCTTTGCAGGTTCCGGATGAAGTGCTCTATGCCATCCGTGATGCAACATATGAATACGGGAGGTATCCGATTTCTGTCTAG